The following coding sequences lie in one Megalodesulfovibrio gigas DSM 1382 = ATCC 19364 genomic window:
- a CDS encoding ATP-binding protein, producing the protein MMRFVILRLLRHNELGMFHSYRRLNKEGSKQRAINFDGDVVDRVFPAARDDDAIELDLKYETDHGVELKSHRIKRQEKNWRLEGNCPQDSLYDFVDPGCLFAMVVDAGTKPATGAWAVYPADHEVTLAITSHAESSQLTAQSMIALYGSEGGYTLDLLCASKPELFGAPVSVLATPAAAGRTADSGPVHLPPNPRRLVRILASVGHSLPSAVADIVDNSISADATEIDIVFREPDQGHGRWMAITDNGRGMDRQQLAEAMRIGSITEYEERDLGKYGYGLKGASWSQAESFTVVTRQQGEAPHHLSWDAETMDNWEASRADLESWIARVISLGDHGTCVFWRDMRPPRHTSASRGVEPYTAEIRDLSRHLGLVFHRFLNGHARGRKAVTIRINGNAVAPNDPVGHSLATAYDRKPIRVPTATEDAYVDVQAFLLPSEQEVKELHEVDAEAARRDLDRLGMFGRRNESQGLYLYRNDRLIQWGGWHEMWTTNDEKTKLARVVVDFGSALDDQFSVNISKQKVVLPQQVQEHIKRLADDARKASRRKYLDDSPVKNGRPKTPKGNGKPAGPQPANPGNANPGGTMSPTVVVAGGNQPRPEPVMPVRKVRNADFSWKISRSMTGQEEIQVSESETDLQALFDSVSANEEALARLAGFLRRLDKAGVQGLLSKGNTA; encoded by the coding sequence GATCAAAGCAACGCGCCATCAACTTCGACGGCGACGTGGTGGATCGCGTCTTCCCCGCGGCCAGGGATGACGACGCCATCGAGCTCGACCTGAAATACGAGACGGATCACGGCGTCGAGCTGAAGTCGCATCGCATCAAGCGCCAGGAGAAGAACTGGCGGCTGGAGGGAAACTGCCCCCAAGACAGCCTCTATGATTTCGTCGATCCGGGATGCCTGTTCGCCATGGTGGTGGATGCGGGGACGAAACCGGCAACGGGAGCCTGGGCCGTCTACCCAGCCGATCACGAGGTGACGCTGGCCATCACCTCGCACGCGGAAAGCAGCCAGCTGACTGCGCAATCGATGATAGCCCTCTACGGCAGCGAGGGCGGGTACACCCTGGACCTGCTCTGCGCCTCCAAGCCGGAGCTATTCGGTGCGCCGGTATCGGTACTGGCAACGCCGGCAGCGGCGGGCAGGACAGCCGATTCGGGGCCGGTGCATCTTCCCCCCAACCCCAGACGACTGGTCAGGATCCTGGCCTCGGTAGGCCATTCGCTGCCAAGCGCCGTGGCCGACATCGTGGACAACTCGATCAGCGCCGATGCAACGGAGATAGACATTGTCTTCCGCGAGCCGGACCAGGGCCACGGACGATGGATGGCGATCACCGACAACGGCCGGGGGATGGACCGGCAACAGCTTGCCGAGGCCATGCGAATCGGCAGCATCACCGAGTACGAGGAACGGGATCTCGGGAAGTACGGATACGGGCTCAAGGGAGCATCCTGGTCGCAGGCCGAGAGCTTCACCGTCGTGACCAGACAGCAGGGCGAGGCTCCCCATCACCTTTCCTGGGATGCCGAGACGATGGACAACTGGGAGGCGAGCAGGGCCGATCTGGAGTCGTGGATCGCCCGGGTGATTTCGCTGGGAGACCATGGGACCTGCGTCTTCTGGCGGGACATGCGTCCCCCGCGGCACACCTCCGCAAGCCGCGGGGTTGAGCCGTATACTGCCGAGATTCGCGACCTGAGCCGTCACCTCGGCCTGGTATTCCACCGCTTCCTGAATGGGCATGCCAGGGGCCGGAAGGCCGTGACGATCCGGATCAACGGCAACGCCGTGGCCCCGAACGATCCCGTCGGCCACAGTCTGGCCACGGCCTACGACAGGAAGCCGATCAGGGTTCCCACCGCCACCGAGGACGCTTACGTCGACGTGCAGGCATTCCTCCTGCCTTCCGAACAGGAGGTCAAGGAGCTTCACGAGGTCGATGCCGAGGCAGCCAGGAGGGATCTCGACCGGCTGGGCATGTTCGGCCGGCGCAACGAATCCCAGGGCCTCTATCTCTACCGCAACGACCGGCTCATCCAGTGGGGCGGGTGGCACGAGATGTGGACAACGAACGACGAGAAGACGAAACTCGCGCGGGTTGTCGTCGACTTCGGCAGCGCCCTGGATGACCAGTTTTCCGTGAACATCAGCAAGCAGAAGGTGGTGCTCCCCCAGCAGGTTCAGGAGCACATCAAAAGGCTTGCCGACGATGCCCGCAAGGCCAGCCGCCGGAAATACCTTGACGACAGTCCCGTCAAAAATGGCCGCCCCAAGACACCGAAAGGGAACGGAAAGCCTGCTGGGCCTCAGCCTGCAAATCCTGGCAACGCGAATCCTGGCGGCACAATGTCGCCGACCGTCGTGGTTGCCGGCGGAAACCAACCCCGACCCGAGCCGGTGATGCCGGTGCGCAAGGTGCGCAATGCGGACTTTTCCTGGAAGATATCGAGAAGCATGACCGGCCAGGAAGAGATTCAGGTCAGCGAGAGCGAGACCGACCTGCAGGCCCTTTTCGATTCCGTGAGCGCCAACGAGGAGGCCCTCGCCCGCCTGGCCGGCTTTCTGAGACGGCTGGACAAGGCCGGCGTGCAGGGTCTGCTCTCGAAAGGGAACACGGCCTGA
- a CDS encoding Z1 domain-containing protein: protein MRTVRITGTVPSSRRWTDRIGAGEWYHWSRHERMLRTKPNWRPEQVDSVAAESLRILGKLPDPWREHPFQARGLVVGYVQSGKTANYTALAARAADAGYRIVIVLSGIHDSLRNQTQNRLERELTGHQDGGVGPAEIGREWIALTTPVSDFQNQDVRILQGTAPFLIVAKKHIRVLMKIDAWLQDAGRFLETMPVLVIDDEADQASINTGGNRDPGLWDDDEAEDDDSAPSRTNALIRSILGRAPMAAYVAYTATPFANILVNPSASDREFGIDLFPRDFVIQLPRPAGYTGTEELFGVSAQERDVLRIIPESDVRMLKGAPRRRRRSRSEIVVTGEEATLPASLTDALLAFCLAGAIRELRCRQDGRTLPAHTMLVHVSMRKDDQARVADLITEQIDLWRSALEQGQSLHGTMREAWVRQRPGIEPPDDDDVIINDAIAVLGRLAVSVLNSDTGEELDYEENPGRHLIAVGGNRLSRGLTLEGLTVSYFLRTASMCDTLLQMARWYGFRLGYEDLIRIWTTDGIARWFGELALVEQSMRDSIQALELAGRRPDQMAIRIRAHSDLLLTARNKSAMATSMWDSWSGDHPQTVLFPLDEPSRLQHNVEITDALLGRVAPSIAAHGGWMAHDVSPGIIAGYLSGYQVHDEAVAFRPADLARWILSRAANRELADWTVFVASPMDRRTVTLGSLELGLVERRRISSHSIGTLLDPRHEGVDLPEGPSAYRRPGGSLDAEAMRRARPVTRGLMIVYPLDPVPLGVADRVPAVIGLALSLPFTTDAGTEWVVNAGVADV from the coding sequence ATGCGCACGGTCAGAATCACCGGAACCGTGCCTTCGAGCCGTCGTTGGACCGACCGGATCGGGGCCGGGGAATGGTATCACTGGTCCAGGCACGAGCGGATGCTCCGGACCAAGCCGAACTGGCGTCCCGAACAGGTCGATTCGGTCGCCGCGGAATCGTTGCGAATCCTCGGGAAACTGCCCGATCCCTGGCGCGAGCACCCGTTCCAGGCCCGCGGGCTGGTCGTTGGCTATGTCCAGAGCGGGAAGACCGCGAACTACACCGCGCTGGCAGCACGCGCCGCCGATGCCGGCTACCGGATCGTCATTGTCCTGTCCGGCATCCACGACTCCCTCCGCAACCAGACGCAGAATCGCCTGGAACGCGAGCTCACCGGTCACCAGGACGGCGGGGTCGGCCCGGCTGAAATCGGTCGCGAGTGGATCGCCCTGACCACGCCGGTATCCGATTTCCAGAACCAGGACGTTCGCATCCTGCAGGGTACGGCCCCCTTTCTGATCGTCGCCAAGAAGCACATCAGGGTCCTCATGAAGATCGACGCCTGGCTGCAGGATGCGGGGCGGTTCCTGGAAACCATGCCCGTCCTGGTCATCGACGACGAGGCGGACCAGGCCTCGATCAATACCGGCGGCAACCGGGATCCCGGACTGTGGGACGATGACGAGGCGGAGGACGACGACAGCGCCCCCTCGCGGACGAACGCGCTGATCCGGTCCATTCTCGGCCGGGCACCCATGGCCGCCTATGTCGCGTACACGGCAACCCCCTTCGCGAACATCCTCGTCAACCCCTCGGCAAGCGACCGGGAGTTCGGCATCGACCTCTTCCCCAGGGACTTCGTGATCCAGCTTCCGCGTCCCGCCGGCTACACGGGCACGGAGGAGCTCTTCGGCGTGTCGGCCCAGGAACGGGACGTGCTGCGGATCATACCGGAATCCGACGTCAGGATGCTGAAGGGAGCCCCGCGGCGAAGACGCCGGTCGCGGTCGGAGATCGTGGTGACCGGGGAGGAGGCGACCCTGCCGGCCAGCCTGACCGATGCCCTCCTTGCCTTCTGCCTCGCCGGTGCCATCCGCGAGCTTCGCTGCCGGCAGGACGGGCGGACGCTCCCGGCTCATACCATGCTGGTCCATGTTTCCATGCGGAAGGACGACCAGGCGCGGGTCGCCGATCTGATCACCGAGCAGATCGACCTCTGGCGATCGGCCCTGGAACAGGGCCAGAGCCTTCATGGGACCATGCGGGAGGCCTGGGTCAGACAGCGGCCCGGGATCGAACCGCCGGATGACGATGACGTCATCATCAATGACGCCATTGCCGTCCTCGGGAGGCTGGCGGTATCGGTTCTCAACAGCGACACCGGGGAGGAGCTCGACTACGAGGAGAATCCCGGCCGCCATCTGATTGCCGTCGGCGGCAACAGGCTCTCGCGGGGCCTGACGCTGGAGGGGCTGACTGTCAGCTACTTCCTGCGAACGGCCTCTATGTGCGACACCCTGCTGCAGATGGCGAGATGGTACGGCTTCAGGCTCGGATACGAGGACCTGATCCGCATCTGGACCACCGATGGCATCGCGAGGTGGTTCGGCGAGCTGGCCCTGGTCGAGCAGTCCATGCGCGATTCCATCCAGGCCCTGGAGCTTGCCGGCCGCCGGCCTGACCAGATGGCCATCCGCATCCGCGCCCACAGCGACCTTCTCCTGACGGCCAGGAACAAGTCAGCCATGGCCACCAGCATGTGGGACTCCTGGTCGGGTGATCACCCCCAGACCGTTCTTTTTCCGCTGGATGAGCCCTCCCGGCTGCAGCACAACGTTGAGATCACCGACGCACTCCTCGGTCGGGTTGCCCCTTCGATAGCCGCCCATGGCGGGTGGATGGCCCACGATGTCTCACCCGGGATCATCGCCGGCTACCTGTCGGGCTACCAGGTGCACGACGAGGCCGTGGCCTTCCGCCCGGCCGACCTGGCGCGCTGGATCCTTTCGCGGGCAGCCAACAGGGAACTTGCCGACTGGACCGTCTTCGTGGCCAGCCCCATGGATCGCAGGACCGTGACCCTGGGTTCGCTGGAGCTGGGGCTGGTCGAGCGCCGTCGCATCAGTTCGCACTCGATCGGCACCCTGCTTGATCCGAGGCATGAGGGGGTTGACCTTCCTGAGGGGCCGTCGGCCTATCGCCGGCCCGGCGGCTCCCTTGACGCGGAAGCCATGCGCAGAGCCCGTCCCGTCACCAGGGGCCTGATGATCGTTTACCCCCTCGATCCCGTGCCGCTGGGAGTCGCGGACAGGGTTCCCGCCGTCATCGGTCTGGCCCTGAGCCTGCCGTTCACCACGGATGCGGGGACGGAATGGGTGGTCAACGCGGGGGTTGCGGATGTCTGA
- a CDS encoding PD-(D/E)XK motif protein, protein MSDAPTPSIWAGLRAERPAHDDALATAPAGTMPDGREILYGIDRRSDLHLLIPVDGGPPGDMPQDLQGLRGRHRLVEGQRHCLDLVAAAAHERLFSPLVGEVLTAVLDQNRSRWKAVNSIIRAWQSAWKPTIPEMSKAVQVGLFGELLTLKEIMIPALGPESIHSWSGPDSERHDFVGPAVHLEVKTTRKDRHVHEISRVDQLDVPEGRRLILVSILLEESAAGTESVASKMDEIIDLVRGDPAASDEFMARMIRLGWNEELRRSGQLLHFHLRGSHIYEVNDLFPRLPAGFVPPEGVVAIRYTIDLTNLPFLGVDDAIEVVRGGCCQD, encoded by the coding sequence ATGTCTGACGCCCCGACCCCATCCATCTGGGCCGGGCTGCGTGCCGAGAGGCCGGCGCATGACGATGCCCTGGCCACGGCACCTGCCGGAACCATGCCCGATGGCCGCGAGATTCTCTACGGCATCGACCGCCGTTCCGATCTTCACCTGCTGATCCCGGTCGACGGCGGCCCTCCCGGAGACATGCCGCAGGACCTGCAGGGGCTTCGGGGCCGCCACCGTCTCGTCGAGGGCCAGCGCCACTGCTTGGATCTCGTGGCCGCTGCCGCCCACGAGCGTCTCTTCTCCCCCCTGGTCGGCGAGGTGCTGACCGCCGTGCTCGACCAGAACCGCTCGCGATGGAAGGCGGTCAACTCCATCATCCGTGCCTGGCAGTCGGCCTGGAAGCCCACCATCCCCGAGATGAGCAAGGCGGTCCAGGTCGGCCTGTTCGGCGAGCTGCTGACCCTCAAGGAGATCATGATCCCGGCGCTCGGCCCGGAGTCGATCCACAGCTGGAGCGGCCCGGATTCTGAGCGGCACGATTTCGTCGGCCCCGCGGTGCACCTGGAGGTGAAGACCACGCGCAAGGACCGGCATGTGCATGAGATCTCACGGGTCGACCAGCTCGATGTCCCCGAGGGCAGGAGGCTCATCCTCGTCTCGATCCTCCTCGAGGAATCCGCCGCGGGGACAGAGTCGGTTGCCTCGAAGATGGACGAGATCATCGACCTAGTCCGCGGAGATCCCGCCGCGTCCGACGAGTTCATGGCCAGGATGATCCGGCTCGGCTGGAACGAGGAGCTGCGGCGCTCGGGCCAGCTGCTGCACTTCCACCTCCGCGGGTCGCACATCTACGAGGTCAACGACCTGTTCCCCCGCCTGCCAGCCGGGTTCGTCCCTCCCGAGGGCGTGGTGGCAATCCGCTATACCATCGATTTGACCAATCTGCCGTTTCTTGGGGTTGATGATGCGATCGAGGTTGTGCGAGGCGGATGCTGCCAGGATTAG
- a CDS encoding UvrD-helicase domain-containing protein, protein MSLVYPADWRPQGVEDLEPGAWEALRETSRCVLVTAGAGAGKTEFLAQKAAYLLQTGICPSPKRILAISFKRDAARNLTMRLEKRCTPEQARRFHSFTFDAFAKGLLDRFRAAIPGEFQPPSDYRIVMPGQKDYQEAIKEHNIPYVNAQQLESLVITTDLPLEGDDLNVRAVRSYWQSQYQREVLLSFPMIKRLVLLLLKENVFIRRALQITYPVIFLDEFQDITGPQYELLRAAFHGASPNMTAVGDDKQRIMGWAGAMPDAFQRFSTDHDACRIQLLCNWRSHKELVRIQHVIARQIDQNVVTPVARAKRTVGGEIAAIWQFDTEAQEAEMLASWLAREVENNVVEPHKTAVLVRMRAKEIEAKLSLAFIQKGLRLRNLARDIGGISIQDVLSEELTQILLPILRLGSTTRSPENWEATVRNLQFLEAIGSEDDKALQKLHRRLDAMVRTLRATMQNCQPTDVIAEAVALTVLGSIRPESIRNAFPQYNRQQDFDRVWGGIITLLKECASVGTDWPTLLDEFEGLGQVVLMTIHKSKGLEFHTMIFYGLDNQTWWSLRQNRKEELSSFFVAFTRARQRAFFTFCSGRGQPVDWIERLLQPVGLLRIRGQELIP, encoded by the coding sequence ATGAGCCTCGTTTATCCTGCTGACTGGAGGCCTCAGGGCGTAGAAGACCTTGAGCCGGGAGCCTGGGAGGCCCTTAGGGAGACCTCTCGGTGCGTTCTGGTTACCGCAGGAGCGGGAGCCGGCAAGACGGAATTCCTGGCCCAGAAAGCGGCCTACCTCTTGCAAACTGGAATTTGCCCCTCCCCAAAGCGGATTCTGGCGATCAGTTTCAAGCGCGATGCCGCTCGAAACCTTACAATGCGTTTGGAGAAGCGTTGTACTCCCGAGCAGGCGAGGCGTTTCCATTCATTTACGTTCGACGCGTTTGCAAAGGGGCTGCTTGATCGCTTCAGGGCAGCCATTCCGGGAGAATTCCAGCCTCCTTCTGACTATCGCATCGTAATGCCGGGTCAGAAAGATTATCAGGAAGCAATAAAGGAACACAATATCCCGTATGTCAATGCACAGCAGCTTGAGTCACTGGTCATTACAACAGATTTGCCACTCGAAGGTGATGACCTCAATGTGCGAGCGGTACGCTCGTACTGGCAGTCGCAATACCAGCGCGAGGTCCTACTTTCATTTCCTATGATCAAGCGGCTTGTGTTGTTGCTCTTGAAGGAGAACGTATTTATTCGACGTGCCTTGCAGATAACCTACCCAGTTATTTTTCTCGATGAATTTCAGGACATCACCGGGCCACAGTATGAGTTGCTCCGAGCAGCATTTCATGGAGCAAGCCCGAACATGACAGCTGTTGGAGATGACAAGCAACGCATTATGGGATGGGCAGGAGCCATGCCCGATGCCTTTCAGAGGTTTTCGACGGACCATGATGCATGCCGTATCCAATTGCTCTGCAACTGGCGTTCTCATAAAGAGCTTGTCCGCATTCAGCATGTGATTGCAAGGCAAATTGATCAGAATGTCGTAACTCCTGTTGCGCGAGCCAAGCGTACGGTGGGGGGCGAAATCGCCGCCATCTGGCAATTTGACACGGAGGCTCAAGAGGCCGAGATGCTGGCATCATGGCTTGCCCGGGAAGTAGAGAATAACGTCGTGGAACCGCACAAAACAGCAGTTCTTGTTCGAATGCGCGCCAAGGAGATCGAAGCAAAGCTCTCTCTGGCATTTATTCAGAAAGGCCTCCGACTGAGAAACCTCGCGCGGGATATCGGTGGTATTTCCATACAGGACGTGTTGAGCGAGGAGCTCACACAAATTTTGCTTCCAATTTTGCGCCTGGGAAGCACCACTCGCAGCCCCGAAAATTGGGAGGCCACCGTACGAAACCTTCAGTTCTTGGAGGCAATAGGCTCAGAAGACGATAAGGCATTGCAGAAACTGCATCGGCGCTTGGACGCCATGGTTCGCACTTTGCGGGCAACCATGCAAAATTGCCAGCCAACGGATGTCATCGCCGAGGCCGTGGCGCTTACTGTTCTTGGTTCTATTCGACCTGAATCAATTCGGAATGCCTTCCCGCAATACAATCGCCAACAGGACTTTGATCGAGTATGGGGCGGAATTATTACATTGCTTAAGGAATGTGCGTCAGTTGGCACGGACTGGCCGACATTGCTCGACGAATTCGAAGGTCTTGGCCAGGTTGTGCTGATGACAATTCATAAGAGCAAAGGGCTGGAATTCCATACGATGATTTTCTACGGTCTCGACAATCAAACATGGTGGAGTCTAAGACAAAACCGCAAGGAGGAGCTGAGTTCATTTTTTGTCGCGTTCACGAGAGCTCGACAGAGAGCCTTTTTCACGTTCTGTTCGGGACGTGGCCAACCGGTGGATTGGATTGAGCGACTGCTGCAACCAGTCGGTCTGCTTCGCATTAGGGGACAAGAGTTGATTCCTTAA
- a CDS encoding ATP-dependent nuclease, with protein MKLEKIRICNFRCFGPKPKAIHFEDGVTAFVGGNGSGKTACFLALSRLFGVTQAQRTVQRRDFHIGKNCTELESDATLSIEAIFGFPELEEGNPDERADAVPEYFQQMVASAPGEPLKLRMQLRATWIDDGTYDGNVDTDVRWITTLSDEYKWEDCPRVQAFDRGAIQLIYVPATRDASSQVANLLKGRLWQAARWSEKFRKQSSWYAEKIQWLFEKEKPLRFIIHHLTERWRQLHEADTDTTPGLRLVDSKLEELVRKVEFIFMPDEEGRERKMADLSDGQRSLFHIALTAAALEAEKEACSQLADECAFEHDKLHRTQLTLLAIEEPENNLSPFFLSRIVAQSREIGSMPNAQVMLSSHSPAIMSRIEPEEVRYFRLNRHKRQAVVRKLSLPKDNQEASKYVRLAVKAYPELYFARFVVLGEGDSERLVIPKIAEAMGVPLDPSFVPIVPLGGRFVDHFWKLLSKLGIPYATLLDLDLGRQHGGAKTVQRIVAALQENGVDLSKNDHVLFGSADPDALGTLHDQELLDNGHDWIKALAEENVFFSHPLDLDFAMLSAFPEAYRVPNPGGGGPRMGEKAVANKIKMSLKENGNPDLYDDSYDEKFSWYPYLFLSRSKPETHIAALTRISPKELARNAPQELKRLIATIRQALSLPE; from the coding sequence ATGAAGCTTGAAAAAATTCGCATATGTAACTTCCGGTGCTTCGGGCCAAAGCCGAAAGCCATACATTTTGAGGATGGTGTTACCGCGTTTGTCGGCGGCAACGGTTCTGGAAAAACCGCGTGCTTTTTGGCTCTTTCCAGGCTGTTTGGGGTGACACAAGCCCAACGAACCGTGCAGCGGCGCGATTTTCATATCGGCAAAAATTGCACAGAATTGGAGTCTGATGCAACTCTGTCCATTGAGGCGATCTTTGGTTTTCCGGAACTTGAAGAAGGCAACCCCGATGAACGAGCTGATGCTGTTCCGGAATATTTCCAACAAATGGTGGCTTCAGCCCCTGGCGAGCCGCTCAAGTTGCGAATGCAACTCCGCGCAACCTGGATTGATGACGGCACCTATGATGGTAATGTTGATACAGACGTGCGATGGATAACGACCCTCAGCGACGAGTATAAGTGGGAAGATTGCCCCAGAGTTCAGGCTTTCGATCGGGGAGCCATCCAGCTTATATATGTTCCAGCGACACGTGATGCATCAAGTCAGGTAGCGAATTTGTTGAAGGGCCGTCTTTGGCAGGCAGCCCGCTGGTCCGAGAAGTTCCGGAAACAGAGTTCGTGGTATGCTGAAAAGATACAATGGTTATTTGAAAAAGAAAAGCCATTGCGGTTCATAATACACCACCTCACGGAACGGTGGCGACAACTCCACGAGGCTGACACCGACACCACGCCAGGCCTCAGACTTGTAGACAGCAAACTTGAGGAGCTGGTGCGAAAGGTCGAGTTCATTTTTATGCCAGACGAGGAAGGGCGCGAGCGCAAAATGGCTGATCTAAGCGACGGCCAGCGGTCGCTGTTCCACATTGCCTTGACTGCCGCCGCACTGGAAGCTGAAAAGGAGGCCTGTAGCCAGCTTGCTGATGAATGCGCCTTTGAGCACGACAAACTGCACCGGACTCAGTTGACGCTTCTGGCCATCGAGGAGCCTGAGAACAACCTTTCTCCGTTTTTCCTTTCCCGCATTGTTGCACAGAGCAGAGAGATCGGCTCAATGCCAAACGCCCAGGTCATGCTTTCGAGTCACTCGCCAGCGATCATGAGTCGCATCGAGCCTGAAGAGGTTCGCTACTTCCGTCTCAATCGCCATAAACGGCAGGCTGTCGTGCGCAAGCTAAGTCTCCCGAAAGATAATCAGGAGGCAAGCAAGTATGTCAGACTCGCAGTCAAAGCCTACCCGGAGCTCTATTTTGCACGATTCGTGGTGCTGGGCGAGGGAGATTCGGAGAGACTTGTGATTCCCAAAATTGCCGAGGCCATGGGGGTACCACTTGATCCATCATTCGTTCCAATAGTTCCGCTCGGTGGTCGTTTTGTCGATCATTTCTGGAAACTGCTTTCGAAGCTAGGCATACCATACGCAACGCTTCTTGATCTGGACCTTGGGCGTCAGCATGGCGGCGCAAAAACGGTGCAACGCATCGTAGCTGCCCTGCAAGAAAATGGGGTTGATTTGTCGAAAAATGATCATGTGCTCTTTGGGTCGGCAGACCCTGACGCCCTAGGCACATTGCATGATCAAGAGCTGCTAGACAACGGCCATGACTGGATCAAGGCGCTCGCCGAGGAGAACGTTTTTTTCTCCCATCCCCTTGACCTCGATTTTGCGATGCTCTCCGCCTTTCCAGAAGCCTACCGGGTTCCAAACCCTGGTGGGGGAGGGCCGCGCATGGGCGAAAAGGCGGTAGCTAATAAGATAAAGATGTCACTGAAGGAGAATGGCAACCCGGACCTCTATGACGATAGCTACGATGAAAAATTCTCCTGGTACCCGTATCTGTTCCTAAGCAGAAGCAAGCCTGAGACCCACATTGCAGCCCTTACCCGAATTTCCCCCAAGGAGCTTGCACGCAATGCGCCTCAGGAACTCAAACGATTGATTGCCACTATCCGTCAGGCGCTCAGCCTTCCGGAATAA
- a CDS encoding Fic family protein — MKRNLQGHYETTTTAGEKVQAFVPAPLPPRPPIDWAPQLRDKFDQALLALGRLDSVSTLLPDTSLFLYMYVRKEAVLSSMIEGTQSSLSDLLLFELDQEPGVPLDDVREVSNYVAALDHGLRRLAEGFPLSLRLLKEIHGVLLAKGRGAAQSPGEFRRSQNWIGGTRPGNAAFVPPPAERVLECMGQLELFLHDQPEPTPVLLKAALAHVQFETIHPFLDGNGRLGRLLITLLLCEQQVLQLPMLYLSLYFKTHRQYYYELLNGVRLTGDWEAWLDFFAEAVIVTSSQAVETARQINGLATADRLEIATLGRAAPSALQVHQTLLAHPIATAGWLVAQTGLTAATVNKSLAHLQSLGIVRELTAQRRNRVFSYGKYVEIMGRGTELPGK, encoded by the coding sequence ATGAAACGCAACCTCCAGGGCCACTACGAGACGACCACCACCGCCGGCGAGAAGGTCCAGGCCTTTGTACCCGCGCCCTTGCCGCCGCGGCCGCCCATCGACTGGGCTCCGCAGCTGCGCGACAAGTTCGACCAGGCGCTATTGGCGCTGGGCCGGCTGGATAGCGTCTCCACGTTGCTGCCCGACACCTCCCTCTTTCTGTATATGTATGTCCGCAAGGAGGCGGTGCTCTCGTCCATGATTGAGGGCACGCAGTCGTCGCTCTCGGACCTGCTGCTCTTCGAGCTGGATCAGGAGCCGGGCGTCCCTCTCGACGACGTCCGCGAGGTCAGCAACTACGTCGCCGCGCTTGATCATGGCTTGCGCCGCCTGGCCGAGGGTTTCCCGCTCTCCCTGCGACTGCTCAAGGAAATTCACGGGGTGTTGCTTGCCAAAGGGCGCGGGGCGGCGCAGTCTCCGGGCGAATTCCGGCGCAGCCAGAACTGGATTGGTGGCACGCGGCCTGGCAACGCCGCCTTCGTGCCTCCACCAGCCGAGCGCGTCCTGGAGTGCATGGGCCAGCTTGAACTCTTCCTGCATGACCAGCCCGAGCCGACGCCGGTGCTGCTCAAGGCCGCCTTGGCGCATGTCCAGTTCGAGACCATCCACCCGTTCCTCGATGGCAACGGTCGCCTCGGCCGCCTGCTCATTACCTTGCTCCTCTGCGAGCAGCAGGTATTGCAGCTGCCAATGCTGTACCTCAGTCTCTATTTCAAGACGCACCGGCAGTACTACTACGAGCTGCTCAATGGCGTGCGCCTGACCGGAGACTGGGAGGCGTGGCTGGACTTTTTCGCCGAGGCGGTCATCGTCACGTCCTCGCAGGCGGTGGAGACAGCCCGGCAGATCAACGGTCTCGCCACTGCGGACCGCCTGGAGATCGCCACCCTCGGTCGTGCCGCACCTTCCGCCCTTCAGGTGCACCAGACGCTGTTGGCGCACCCCATCGCCACGGCTGGCTGGCTGGTGGCGCAGACCGGCCTCACCGCAGCCACGGTCAACAAATCCCTTGCCCACCTGCAAAGCCTCGGCATCGTGCGCGAACTCACGGCGCAGAGGCGGAACAGGGTGTTCAGCTATGGAAAGTATGTGGAGATTATGGGGCGGGGGACGGAGCTGCCTGGGAAGTAA